A genomic region of Cannabis sativa cultivar Pink pepper isolate KNU-18-1 chromosome 1, ASM2916894v1, whole genome shotgun sequence contains the following coding sequences:
- the LOC133030310 gene encoding uncharacterized protein LOC133030310 translates to MVSTRRTNYEEEDHDDPMNEGNTMEHHEEYQPVEPAGEGTSRRPGKQAIPDDEGRVQDAGSSSSPSHGVRRTTNVHEVYMENEALRQRLEETLRLSKEWQESEKGTTPWESFKTLPPEGQERSRSPTTQGRDASAIPQRPSRENDNHGGRSERPPSQQRPRVTTSGRENRRNNVRPPTQQQTRRDARGPTAPQDNAVDPPRGDSREERGTTHNNGIPSSQPLPAPRDIGVDERGRDHVWNPPSPIRFPPSPIRHPEPPRTNAQAPHQPAPRERSRQREAPPSRLPSQDLPRPPQNGQEDYRDNHARQVPQPRGYGRERQRTISRDNYVCPRPAPRETRPQRARPYSPRDDSYLSRSRTAATQSYAQQRPAPRGPQQQRTVSFMGESYRSDSRSRSREAPYRAEYDIPPQQGEYAPQLNVNAPPPAGLNAPAPVVNDPRITALEQQIQQLMNAQGSVGGYDSDEEPEPFAPHISALPYPQGFKMPTMTKYDGSTDPGAHISDFNTLMRTSQVSGDLKCMLFPVTLTGAGKTWFNKWKKHSITSWDKLSSDFKKEFRAARSRKPECSSLANVKQQPGESLKAYINRFNIEAAKVKNVDDSGRLMALGAGITHGSLLWDSLQGRGAPTIDEFMKRAQKYINIEEARLANNLPLPSGQPVSATTTTTSTNPKATTANPPTTNNSGHNNKRKGDNGGDQNNAKKSKGYQSMFTIYSELVETQETIYVANEHRVAFRIPEPLKGSGAKRDPSKYCQYHKDIGHTTNECRNLRDEIKTLIRNGPLAHYARNRQYNQQGANAQQHVAPRANVQPQGAPGNNTPNPPTQPQGGQLGHNPDIPPLVEGEDVLVISGGPHFAGITNGAQKRYINELKNSDKTPFTPEQRAPKQSRMEDQTITFSNEDAHHVQSPHNDPLVITSQIANRRVRRVLVDNGSSVNLLYKITLEKMGLSVQDLQPCTTNLVGFTGDGVASTGKITLPLTLGEAPKTVTRMTEFVVVDLPSAYNAILGRPALYTLGAVTSIKHLALKFPTATGSGIVKGDQLPARECYNVAMRGQTRPGAQMLVVNNDNEVENRGARESSDIEEIDPRLGDDRIDLGPIEELEEVTLNLKEPTKTVKVGKHLSKEIKKAVIQFLRDNQEVFAWAHSDMVGISPNVMTHVLNLNKDVPAKRQKRRLLDEVRAVALKEEVSKLLANNFIREAFYPVWVANPVLVPKPNGKWRTCINFTDLNKACPKDCFPLPRIDQLVDATAGHELMSFMDAYSGYNQIPMNVADQEHTSFTTDMGLYCYNVMPFGLKNVGATYQ, encoded by the exons ATGGTGAGTACAAGACGGACGAACTATGAGGAGGAGGATCATGATGACCCCATGAACGAAGGAAACACCATGGAACACCATGAAGAGTACCAACCCGTTGAGCCCGCTGGTGAAGGGACTTCTCGACGTCCAGGCAAACAAGCAATACCTGACGACGAAGGTCGGGTCCAAGATGCAGGAAGCTCATCGTCACCATCCCATGGTGTACGGAGAACTACCAACGTCCATGAGGTGTACATGGAGAATGAGGCATTGCGCCAGCGTTTAGAAGAGACTCTCAGGCTCAGCAAAGAGTGGCAAGAGAG CGAGAAGGGGACGACCCCGTGGGAGTCGTTCAAGACGTTACCTCCCGAAGGTCAAGAGAGATCTAGGTCACCAACAACCCAAGGTCGTGATGCTAGTGCCATACCACAACGACCTTCTCGTGAGAACGACAACCATGGTGGGAGGAGCGAGCGCCCTCCATCCCAACAAAGACCACGAGTAACAACCTCAGGTCGTGAGAATAGGAGGAATAATGTACGCCCTCCTACACAGCAACAAACTAGGAGGGATGCACGAGGACCTACTGCCCCACAAGACAATGCTGTAGATCCCCCACGAGGAGACTCCCGTGAGGAGAGGGGCACGACACACAATAATGGGATCCCATCATCTCAACCACTTCCAGCACCTAGGGATATTGGTGTGGACGAGAGGGGAAGAGATCATGTTTGGAACCCTCCTTCACCAATCAGGTTCCCACCATCACCAATAAGGCATCCTGAGCCTCCACGTACTAATGCACAAGCACCACATCAACCAGCCCCAAGGGAGAGGTCACGACAGAGGGAAGCACCTCCCAGTCGCCTTCCAAGTCAAGACTTGCCTCGACCCCCTCAAAACGGGCAAGAAGACTACCGAGACAACCATGCTCGACAGGTACCTCAACCTAGGGGATATGGACGGGAAAGACAACGCACCATCTCTCGTGATAACTATGTCTGTCCGAGACCAGCACCCAGGGAGACTAGACCACAGCGTGCACGACCCTACTCACCCCGAGACGATAGTTATTTATCAAGATCTCGGACTGCCGCAACACAATCATATGCCCAACAACGGCCTGCACCTCGGGGGCCGCAACAACAGAGGACGGTGAGCTTCATGGGGGAGAGTTACCGTTCCGACTCAAGGAGTCGATCT AGGGAGGCTCCTTATCGGGCAGAGTATGACATTCCTCCACAACAAGGAGAATATGCACCCCAGCTTAATGTGAACGCTCCTCCACCGGCCGGTCTCAATGCTCCTGCTCCTGTGGTAAATGACCCACGGATAAcagcattagaacaacaaattcAGCAGTTAATGAATGCCCAAGGAAGTGTCGGGGGATACGATTCTGATGAGGAACCTGAGCCTTTTGCTCCTCACATCTCGGCATTGCCATACCCCCAAGGGTTCAAGATGCCCACTATGACAAAATATGATGGAAGTACTGACCCGGGAGCCCACATTAGTGATTTCAACACATTAATGAGGACAAGCCAAGTGAGTGGCGATCTGAAGTGCATGTTATTCCCGGTGACCTTGACAGGAGCAGGAAAAACATGGTTCAACAAATGGAAGAAGCATTCAATCACCTCTTGGGACAAATTGTCGagtgattttaaaaaagaatttcgTGCTGCCAGGTCTCGAAAACCTGAATGCTCTTCCTTGGCCAATGTAAAACAACAACCCGGTGAGAGTCTAAAGGCCTATATTAATAGGTTCAACATCGAGGCGGCCAAGGTGAAGAACGTTGATGACAGTGGGAGACTCATGGCCTTGGGGGCAGGCATAACTCATGGATCTTTACTATGGGATAGCCTCCAAGGGAGAGGTGCCCCCACTATTGACGAATTTATGAAAAGGgcccaaaaatatataaacattGAGGAAGCCAGGTTAGCTAACAACCTGCCTCTTCCCTCAGGACAACCTGTTTCAGCTACTACAACAACAACTTCCACCAATCCAAAAGCAACAACTGCCAACCCTCCAACTACCAATAACTCTGGGCACAATAATAAGAGAAAGGGCGACAATGGAGGAGATCAGAACAATGCCAAAAAGAGCAAAGGTTATCAGTCCATGTTCACAATATACTCTGAACTTGTGGAGACACAAGAAACCATATATGTGGCAAACGAACATCGGGTGGCCTTTCGGATACCTGAACCCTTGAAAGGAAGTGGTGCGAAGAGAGATCCATCCAAGTATTGCCAATATCATAAAGACATTGGCCATACCACCAACGAGTGTCGAAACTTGAGGGATGAGATAAAGACTCTTATACGTAATGGGCCTCTTGCTCATTATGCAAGGAATAGGCAATACAACCAACAAGGAGCAAATGCACAACAACATGTAGCCCCACGTGCCAATGTGCAACCACAGGGGGCACCTGGAAACAATACTCCTAACCCGCCGACACAACCACAAGGGGGACAACTGGGACATAACCCGGACATTCCTCCACTTGTGGAAGGAGAGGACGTATTGGTCATATCAGGAGGACCACACTTTGCAGGGATTACCAATGGGGCTCAAAAGAGATATATTAATGAGCTCAAGAACTCAGATAAGACTCCTTTCACACCAGAACAACGTGCTCCCAAGCAAAGTCGAATGGAGGACCAAACCATAACATTTTCCAATGAAGATGCTCATCATGTACAAAGTCCGCATAATGACCCACTAGTGATAACATCTCAAATCGCCAACAGGAGGGTAAGGAGAGTCTTGGTCGATAACGGTAGTAGCGTGAACTTGTTATATAAGATAACCTTGGAGAAAATGGGGTTAAGTGTGCAAGACCTACAACCGTGCACTACAAATTTGGTTGGATTTACTGGAGATGGCGTGGCCAGCACAGGAAAAATCACTCTCCCATTGACACTCGGGGAGGCCCCAAAAACAGTCACCCGGATGACGGAGTTTGTGGTGGTAGACCTACCATCTGCCTACAATGCCATTTTAGGTAGACCAGCGTTATACACACTGGGGGCAGTCACATCAATCAAGCATCTGGCCTTAAAGTTCCCAACTGCTACCGGGAGTGGAATAGTCAAAGGAGATCAACTGCCTGCACGTGAATGCTACAATGTGGCTATGAGGGGACAAACCCGACCAGGGGCCCAGATGTTGGTGGTAAACAACGATAATGAAGTGGAAAACAGAGGAGCAAGAGAAAGTTCTGATATAGAAGAGATAGACCCTCGGTTGGGCGATGACCGTATTGACTTGGGTCCCATTGAAGAACTTGAAGAAGTTACTCTTAACTTAAAGGAGCCAACCAAAACCGTAAAAGTGGGGAAGCACCTAAGTAAGGAGATTAAGAAGGCTGTTATTCAGTTCCTCCGTGACAACCAAGAAGTATTTGCTTGGGCACATTCTGATATGGTAGGTATAAGTCCAAATGTCATGACCCACGTGCTGAATCTAAACAAAGACGTGCCCGCCAAACGACAAAAGAGGAGATTACTTGATGAGGTTAGAGCTGTGGCCTTGAAGGAGGAAGTAAGCAAACTTTTAGCCAACAATTTTATTCGTGAAGCCTTCTACCCTGTATGGGTTGCGAACCCCGTGTTGGTGCCAAAGCCAAACGGGAAGTGGCGAACATGCATCAATTTCACTGACTTAAACAAGGCATGTCCCAAGGATTGCTTCCCACTTCCTCGCATTGATCAACTAGTAGATGCTACCGCTGGTCATGAACTTATGTCCTTCATGGATGCGTATTCTGGATATAACCAAATACCCATGAATGTGGCGGACCAGGAGCACACGAGCTTCACTACTGACATGGGGCTTTATTGTTACAATGTGATGCCCTTTGGGTTGAAGAATGTCGGTGCTACCTACCAGTga